A genomic stretch from Bifidobacterium sp. ESL0769 includes:
- a CDS encoding sugar-binding domain-containing protein, producing the protein MKQIDIDAGWSVLQDVHDEGEYLKLYNDPDLTDIGPQISQWEPIEALRHLQLLFAQHPYWGRELRYFNEAPWWYRNIVKLNEVTDNKHYTLRFTNVDYYAKVWFNGKLVACHEGYSLPFECDVTPFVHQGDNTLIVKVWSPWDPSVRDNASQERTHLVERQLIKGTYEHSDGLIARDVNPVGIYGNVCLIEQEKSFLTSGARISTTLDGSTGKVTLRGQLIGPEAPLTLSITAPDGSSVRKEQYHVKGNFEISMTLDDVLPWWPWDQGEPNLYTLRLSIDGNENLCRKIGFRTVELVRTHDQTQFRINGLPFYVRGTSYFPDVYLSAMNKTRYERDIKAIKDAGFNLIRVHVHVENPEFYDLCDRAGIAIIQDSEYNWTQPKSEDWERRFIAIFRDTVAMLDRHPSIICWICLNEPGCDDMVQGTQSYAMTTSPGPQIYKAITEFDRTRPAIKGSFCSDDVYSGDSHNYCGSLEAPDRPYTDIDGTYEKLNTEFGFDAPGAAGNLESVGLPSRITQELTKLTPSLQYYQSRLTKYYIEHYRCQKNRPNWGYVQFMFIDLCPQSFYGLLDWKGTLKPAYNELKAINQPIGVFFEQTAHCIKSIKAVNDSNHILANVEVSWKIFDQDAGKKIENRTTITLGNGDVTDVSTLDITDNGHRWDAELSLQDSSGTVIAENTYADIFNHPQHPKGHPNRISHEYGIRLYSI; encoded by the coding sequence ATGAAACAAATTGACATCGATGCCGGCTGGTCGGTTCTTCAGGACGTCCACGATGAAGGGGAATATCTGAAGTTGTACAACGATCCCGACCTCACGGATATCGGCCCTCAAATCTCGCAATGGGAACCAATCGAAGCCCTCAGGCATCTTCAGCTGCTGTTTGCACAGCATCCTTACTGGGGCAGGGAATTACGCTATTTCAATGAAGCGCCCTGGTGGTACCGGAACATTGTCAAACTCAACGAAGTAACAGACAATAAGCACTATACGCTTCGTTTCACCAATGTTGACTACTACGCAAAAGTCTGGTTCAACGGGAAACTAGTGGCCTGCCATGAAGGGTATTCCCTGCCTTTTGAATGTGACGTGACACCTTTTGTGCATCAAGGAGACAACACGCTCATCGTAAAAGTCTGGTCTCCTTGGGACCCGAGCGTCAGAGACAACGCGTCGCAAGAGCGTACGCACCTCGTTGAGCGGCAACTCATCAAAGGCACTTACGAACACTCGGATGGGTTGATAGCCCGGGACGTGAATCCGGTAGGGATATACGGAAACGTCTGCCTCATAGAGCAAGAGAAATCATTCCTTACGAGCGGAGCCAGAATCTCGACGACGCTGGATGGAAGTACAGGAAAAGTAACGTTAAGGGGACAGTTAATAGGCCCAGAAGCCCCCTTGACCCTATCCATTACGGCACCGGATGGCTCTTCAGTAAGAAAAGAGCAATATCACGTCAAAGGAAACTTCGAAATTTCCATGACATTGGACGACGTGCTGCCATGGTGGCCATGGGATCAAGGCGAACCGAATCTCTATACGCTTCGTCTGTCAATAGACGGCAATGAAAACCTATGCCGAAAGATAGGCTTCAGAACGGTAGAGCTCGTTCGCACCCATGATCAAACGCAATTCCGCATCAACGGACTGCCGTTCTATGTACGCGGCACCTCTTATTTTCCCGACGTCTATCTGTCCGCCATGAACAAAACACGGTACGAACGCGACATCAAAGCGATAAAAGATGCGGGGTTCAACCTTATCCGTGTTCATGTCCATGTAGAGAACCCGGAATTCTATGATTTGTGCGACCGCGCGGGAATCGCCATTATCCAAGATTCGGAATACAACTGGACGCAACCGAAATCCGAAGACTGGGAACGTCGGTTCATCGCAATTTTCCGCGATACCGTCGCCATGCTCGACCGACACCCCTCGATTATCTGCTGGATCTGTCTCAATGAGCCAGGCTGCGACGACATGGTTCAGGGCACACAGAGCTATGCCATGACGACAAGTCCCGGCCCACAAATCTACAAGGCCATTACCGAATTCGACAGGACAAGACCGGCAATCAAAGGTTCCTTCTGTTCAGACGATGTTTATAGCGGCGACAGCCATAACTACTGCGGATCGCTCGAAGCCCCTGACAGGCCATACACCGACATCGACGGCACTTACGAAAAATTGAACACCGAATTCGGCTTTGACGCTCCTGGGGCGGCGGGCAACTTGGAATCCGTTGGTCTGCCCAGCAGGATAACTCAGGAATTGACCAAACTGACTCCATCTCTGCAGTATTATCAATCCAGACTCACCAAGTATTACATCGAACATTATCGTTGCCAGAAAAACAGACCGAATTGGGGCTATGTACAATTTATGTTCATCGATTTGTGCCCTCAAAGCTTCTACGGGCTGCTTGACTGGAAAGGAACGCTGAAACCGGCATATAACGAGCTCAAAGCCATAAACCAACCGATTGGCGTATTTTTCGAGCAGACAGCTCATTGTATTAAAAGCATCAAGGCGGTCAACGATTCCAATCACATTCTGGCCAACGTCGAAGTCTCGTGGAAGATTTTCGACCAAGATGCCGGAAAGAAAATCGAGAACCGCACAACCATAACTTTGGGCAACGGTGACGTAACCGACGTATCAACTTTGGATATCACCGATAACGGCCATCGCTGGGACGCAGAACTGAGTTTGCAGGATTCCTCCGGAACCGTTATCGCCGAGAATACGTATGCAGATATATTCAATCATCCTCAGCATCCGAAAGGTCATCCGAACCGAATCAGCCACGAATATGGGATCAGGCTATATTCGATATGA
- a CDS encoding LacI family DNA-binding transcriptional regulator — MEADIQTVADKAGVSISTVSRTFTRPDLVSAKTRKKVMEIAENLDFSVSRSAASLKSGQSFRVALLTNDGIPTWFNSHIFAGLDSVLHPAGYDISVFILANIKERQAFFENLPVRRNVDAVVVNSFDIDPSEVSRLGSMHVPVIGISVPSNKGFDATVSIDDRKAMHIAVNHLAALGHKVIGYVGETANGSHMHYSTDSRLQGFQEACKDHPDVIPQVMLFNHDENLIDAAINGILTADPAPTAVCFVKDEVALPVLYRIRRFGREIPRDLSIIGFDDVNLSKQTGLTTLHQDPYLLGATAARKTLDAMNQEKRSTQPGKDTPKGDQPGEIDNSYITFPIQLMLRDTTATPRTR, encoded by the coding sequence ATGGAAGCAGATATACAAACCGTAGCCGACAAGGCGGGTGTCTCTATTTCCACGGTTTCGCGAACATTTACCCGGCCTGATCTCGTTTCGGCGAAAACCCGCAAAAAGGTCATGGAAATTGCCGAAAATCTCGACTTCAGCGTTTCCCGTTCGGCTGCGTCTTTAAAAAGCGGACAATCATTCCGGGTCGCCTTACTGACCAATGACGGCATACCCACATGGTTCAATTCCCATATTTTCGCTGGCCTGGATTCGGTTCTGCACCCTGCCGGCTACGACATTTCCGTCTTCATACTCGCCAACATCAAAGAACGGCAGGCATTTTTCGAAAACCTTCCCGTCAGGCGCAATGTCGACGCCGTTGTGGTCAATTCATTCGATATCGACCCCTCTGAGGTCTCGCGTTTGGGAAGCATGCACGTTCCGGTCATCGGAATCAGCGTGCCTTCGAATAAAGGATTTGATGCCACGGTAAGCATCGACGATCGCAAAGCGATGCATATCGCCGTCAATCATCTGGCAGCCCTTGGCCACAAGGTTATCGGATATGTTGGCGAAACGGCAAACGGCAGCCACATGCATTACAGCACCGATTCGCGTTTACAAGGTTTTCAAGAGGCCTGCAAGGACCACCCTGACGTAATACCGCAAGTCATGCTGTTCAATCATGACGAAAATCTTATTGACGCCGCAATCAACGGAATCCTTACAGCCGACCCCGCTCCCACCGCTGTCTGCTTTGTCAAAGACGAAGTAGCTTTACCAGTACTGTATCGGATTCGGCGATTCGGCAGAGAAATACCACGAGATCTTTCGATAATTGGATTCGACGACGTGAATCTTTCAAAGCAAACCGGATTGACGACGTTGCATCAAGACCCATATCTCCTAGGGGCAACCGCGGCACGCAAGACTCTCGATGCGATGAATCAAGAGAAACGCTCTACCCAACCAGGAAAAGATACGCCTAAAGGCGACCAGCCCGGCGAAATCGACAATTCATACATCACTTTCCCAATCCAATTAATGCTACGCGACACAACCGCGACACCTAGAACGCGCTAA
- a CDS encoding glycoside hydrolase family 13 protein, with product MTANNSRDDWWKQAVVYQVYPRSFKDVNGDGLGDIAGITEKIGYLKTLGVDAIWLSPFYPSELADGGYDVIDYRNVDPRLGTMDDFDAMVAAAHGSGLKVIVDIVPNHTSNKHRFFKEALKAGRGSAARDRYIFREGRGKNGELPPNDWQSLFGGPAWERVDDGQWYFHIFAVEQPDVNWKNPDIHEEFKETFRFWSDHGVDGFRIDVAHGLAKDFDSKSLEELGAEFSVQDQESHDGSSPMWDRPEVHDIYKEWRQVFNEYNPPRFAVAEAWVVPEHQHLYASTDELGQVFNFEFAKADWDVDQMRTAITEGLDSAARTNGSTSTWVMSNHDIPRNATRYGLPQIPSTDKHQIAKDWLLRDGKTYFEDRALGTRRARAAALLELGLPGSAYIYQGEELGLFEVPDIPWDRLEDPNAFRTSQAASDKGRDGCRVPLPWIAGDEPKPAKWDKNFGEGATFGFSPATKTDGTPAAAPHLPQPLWFKDFAADKEATDPTSMLTLYHAALKDRAELLTATGDHASLDWLDMGDDVIAYTRPAVYQGSQATFASVTNFGTAPVALPKGRILLTSAELAEDGGLPQDASAWLLLDK from the coding sequence ATGACCGCTAACAACTCGCGCGACGACTGGTGGAAGCAGGCCGTCGTTTATCAGGTCTATCCGCGCAGCTTCAAGGACGTCAACGGCGACGGACTGGGCGACATCGCCGGTATCACCGAAAAGATAGGCTATCTGAAGACTCTGGGCGTGGACGCAATCTGGCTTTCGCCGTTCTATCCTTCCGAACTTGCCGACGGCGGCTATGACGTCATCGATTACCGCAACGTCGATCCGAGGCTCGGGACCATGGACGACTTCGATGCGATGGTTGCCGCGGCGCACGGTTCCGGACTCAAGGTCATCGTCGACATCGTGCCGAACCACACCTCCAACAAGCATCGTTTCTTTAAGGAAGCGCTCAAGGCCGGGCGTGGTTCGGCCGCCCGAGACCGCTATATCTTCCGCGAGGGACGCGGCAAGAACGGCGAACTGCCGCCCAACGACTGGCAGTCGCTCTTCGGTGGCCCGGCCTGGGAACGCGTCGACGACGGCCAGTGGTATTTCCACATCTTCGCCGTCGAGCAGCCCGACGTCAACTGGAAGAACCCGGATATCCACGAGGAATTCAAGGAAACGTTCCGCTTCTGGAGCGACCATGGCGTCGATGGATTCCGTATCGACGTGGCCCACGGCTTGGCCAAGGACTTCGATTCCAAGTCGCTGGAAGAACTGGGCGCGGAATTCAGCGTACAGGACCAAGAGAGCCATGACGGCAGCAGCCCAATGTGGGACCGACCGGAAGTCCACGACATTTACAAGGAATGGCGTCAGGTCTTCAACGAGTATAATCCGCCGCGTTTCGCCGTTGCGGAGGCTTGGGTGGTTCCCGAGCACCAACATCTTTACGCCTCGACCGACGAACTCGGGCAGGTCTTCAACTTCGAGTTCGCCAAGGCCGATTGGGACGTCGATCAAATGCGTACGGCCATCACGGAAGGGCTTGATTCCGCGGCCCGCACCAACGGTTCAACCTCCACTTGGGTAATGAGCAACCACGACATTCCGCGCAATGCCACGCGCTACGGGCTGCCTCAGATCCCGTCGACCGACAAGCACCAAATCGCCAAGGATTGGCTGTTGCGCGACGGCAAAACCTATTTCGAGGACCGCGCGCTCGGCACCCGTCGCGCTCGTGCCGCTGCCCTGCTGGAACTGGGTCTGCCGGGTTCCGCTTATATCTATCAAGGCGAAGAGCTGGGGCTTTTCGAGGTGCCGGATATCCCTTGGGACCGTTTGGAAGACCCGAACGCTTTCCGCACCAGCCAAGCCGCCAGCGACAAGGGCCGCGATGGTTGCCGCGTACCGCTGCCGTGGATCGCCGGAGATGAGCCAAAGCCCGCTAAATGGGATAAGAACTTCGGCGAAGGCGCGACGTTCGGCTTCTCCCCCGCCACGAAAACCGACGGGACTCCCGCTGCAGCTCCGCACCTCCCGCAGCCCTTGTGGTTCAAGGACTTTGCAGCGGACAAGGAAGCCACGGACCCGACCTCAATGCTGACGCTTTATCACGCAGCGCTCAAGGACCGTGCCGAACTGCTGACCGCCACCGGCGACCACGCGAGCCTCGATTGGCTCGACATGGGCGACGACGTCATCGCTTACACTCGTCCGGCAGTGTATCAAGGTTCTCAAGCCACGTTTGCGAGCGTTACCAACTTCGGCACGGCTCCCGTAGCCCTGCCGAAAGGCCGAATTCTGCTCACTTCCGCCGAACTTGCCGAAGACGGTGGCCTTCCGCAAGATGCGAGCGCCTGGCTTCTGCTCGATAAGTAA
- a CDS encoding histidine phosphatase family protein — protein sequence MTNYLTSGEGASKPGYLVLMRHGQTAWSLSGRYTGWTDVPLNAEGRRQALAGGKRLREAFPDGFGRGHIFCSPLHRASETAQLAGYSDFETLDDLMEWDYGPAEGREREEVSAALGHDWCVWDEGPEMLPSSLQGDWVCTLPSNEKVNVHSGTGETVEAAAVRARRVIEQVTPLILAGHNVLLVAHAHILRILTTQWLRADPHAGRLLRFDTAHHSVLGYYKNDPVIVRWNV from the coding sequence ATGACTAATTATCTTACTTCGGGCGAAGGAGCCTCGAAACCTGGTTACTTGGTATTGATGCGTCACGGACAGACCGCGTGGAGTCTGAGCGGACGGTATACGGGTTGGACGGATGTGCCGTTGAACGCGGAAGGCCGGCGACAGGCCTTGGCTGGCGGCAAACGATTGCGTGAGGCGTTTCCCGATGGTTTCGGGCGCGGACACATTTTCTGCAGTCCGCTGCATCGTGCCAGCGAAACCGCGCAATTGGCTGGATATTCCGATTTTGAAACCCTTGATGATTTGATGGAGTGGGATTATGGCCCCGCCGAAGGCCGCGAGCGTGAGGAGGTCAGCGCCGCGTTGGGGCACGATTGGTGCGTATGGGACGAAGGTCCCGAAATGCTGCCGTCTTCCCTGCAGGGTGATTGGGTCTGCACGCTTCCCAGCAACGAAAAGGTGAATGTTCATAGTGGTACCGGTGAAACCGTCGAGGCGGCCGCTGTTCGCGCTCGTCGCGTTATCGAACAGGTGACGCCGCTGATCCTCGCCGGTCACAACGTCCTGCTCGTCGCGCACGCGCATATCCTGCGAATCCTTACCACACAATGGCTACGCGCCGACCCACACGCGGGCCGTCTTCTGCGCTTCGACACGGCCCATCATTCGGTGCTCGGCTATTACAAAAACGACCCGGTCATCGTCCGCTGGAACGTGTGA
- a CDS encoding DUF4235 domain-containing protein, producing the protein MRQNRLQDPDTLGDKIFKIVLPTVLGALAGKVFKTVWDSQVTNRHASAGNGAEEAQQQGFIASVIFAAASAAFGSIISTLGTRGSNALVTRRQNRRSGK; encoded by the coding sequence ATGCGCCAAAATCGCCTGCAAGACCCCGATACCTTGGGTGACAAAATCTTTAAAATCGTCCTGCCGACCGTTCTGGGAGCGTTGGCTGGCAAAGTGTTCAAAACCGTTTGGGACAGCCAAGTTACCAACAGGCACGCTTCGGCCGGGAATGGGGCCGAAGAAGCCCAGCAGCAAGGTTTCATCGCTAGCGTCATTTTCGCGGCGGCCTCGGCAGCGTTCGGCTCCATCATCTCCACGCTCGGCACGCGCGGTTCAAACGCGCTGGTGACCCGCCGTCAGAACCGACGCAGCGGAAAATAG
- a CDS encoding iron-siderophore ABC transporter substrate-binding protein, translated as MSNPTFSKFRRPLTRCIAAIAAVASLAAFAACGSPSNKASGNNDSATSSSQSSKNQGFPVSIKHVYGTTTIKAKPKRVATVGWGSFDNLIALGVVPVSIEKNTYGKTVHGGFLPWTYDALKKMGVKDADMPQLHDESDGIDAEAIAAAKPDLIIGLQSGMTRKDYDTLSKIAPTIAYQKVSWGDPWRGMIKTTAQALGEPAKGDKLISSLEAQLKSDAAKYPQIAGKTAAVMSFDASKLSSFSVYTTTDVRPQLLNDLGMKTPESVIKLSRGTDKFYKDVSAENADQFKDVDVIVTYGTADTLAAMQKDPLLSKIPAVKRGSVVVIDNNSDMANALDPTALSIPKMDGEYTKMLGEAAAKVK; from the coding sequence GTGTCAAATCCAACATTTTCCAAATTCCGGCGGCCGCTGACCCGTTGCATCGCCGCAATCGCAGCCGTGGCTTCGCTCGCAGCATTCGCCGCATGCGGGTCGCCGTCGAACAAAGCCAGCGGAAACAACGACTCGGCGACTTCGTCGTCTCAATCCAGCAAAAACCAAGGGTTCCCCGTGTCCATCAAGCACGTCTACGGCACCACCACCATCAAGGCCAAGCCCAAGCGCGTGGCCACGGTGGGCTGGGGCAGCTTCGACAACCTCATCGCCCTGGGCGTTGTGCCGGTGAGCATCGAGAAGAACACCTACGGCAAAACCGTGCACGGCGGCTTCCTGCCTTGGACCTACGACGCATTGAAGAAAATGGGTGTGAAGGACGCCGACATGCCGCAGCTGCACGACGAATCCGATGGCATCGACGCCGAGGCCATCGCCGCCGCAAAGCCCGACCTCATCATCGGTTTGCAGTCTGGCATGACTCGCAAGGATTATGACACCCTCAGCAAGATCGCGCCGACCATTGCCTACCAGAAGGTTTCGTGGGGCGACCCGTGGCGTGGCATGATCAAGACGACCGCACAGGCTCTCGGCGAGCCGGCAAAGGGCGACAAACTTATCTCCAGCCTTGAAGCACAGCTCAAATCGGATGCGGCAAAATACCCGCAAATCGCTGGCAAAACCGCTGCGGTGATGTCGTTCGATGCCTCCAAGCTCTCCAGCTTCAGCGTCTACACCACCACCGACGTGCGCCCCCAGCTCCTGAACGACCTCGGGATGAAGACGCCGGAATCCGTAATCAAGCTTTCGCGCGGCACCGATAAGTTCTACAAGGACGTCTCCGCCGAAAACGCTGACCAGTTCAAGGACGTCGACGTCATCGTCACCTACGGCACCGCCGACACCCTCGCCGCGATGCAGAAGGACCCGCTGCTTTCCAAGATTCCGGCGGTCAAGCGCGGTTCCGTGGTCGTCATCGACAACAACAGCGACATGGCCAATGCACTGGACCCGACCGCTCTTTCCATCCCGAAGATGGATGGCGAATACACCAAGATGCTCGGTGAGGCCGCCGCAAAGGTGAAGTAG
- a CDS encoding iron ABC transporter permease → MTATKEHTRRISPALLYALLVVGTIIMAMLSVMFGSRIVAPSDVVRGLTSGASDIAASAVRTRIPRTVLGILIGAALAMAGALMQGVSRNPLADPSLLGLNTGAAFAIVIAITFFNLATPASYVWIALVGSAATAALVWAVGSIGRFGATPLKLTLAGAVLSSVLSSLTSALLLPRAQNMATYRFWEVGGISGARFNLMLPILPLFALGFIIAFAIAPSLNALALGDEMAVGLGTRLTLVRVIAWTGAVLLCSSATALAGPIGFVGLVIPHAARLLVGSDYRRIMPLCAFMGPLLLLAADVIGRVVTRPADVEVGIVTAIIGAPIFLVLIRRRKVSEV, encoded by the coding sequence ATGACCGCAACCAAAGAACATACGCGCCGCATATCGCCAGCGTTGCTTTATGCGTTGCTGGTCGTTGGGACCATCATTATGGCGATGCTTTCGGTCATGTTCGGCTCACGGATCGTGGCTCCCAGCGATGTGGTGCGGGGGTTGACATCAGGCGCAAGCGACATCGCCGCGTCGGCGGTGCGTACCAGGATTCCGCGCACCGTACTCGGCATCCTCATCGGAGCGGCACTTGCGATGGCCGGCGCACTGATGCAAGGGGTCTCTCGCAATCCGCTGGCCGATCCTTCGCTGCTGGGGCTCAATACGGGTGCGGCGTTCGCCATCGTCATCGCTATCACCTTCTTCAATCTCGCGACACCTGCTTCTTACGTATGGATCGCCTTGGTGGGTTCGGCCGCCACTGCCGCCCTAGTCTGGGCAGTCGGTTCCATCGGCCGTTTCGGCGCCACGCCGCTCAAACTCACGTTGGCCGGAGCCGTCTTGAGTTCGGTGCTCAGTTCGCTTACCAGCGCCCTTCTGCTGCCCCGCGCACAGAATATGGCGACGTATCGCTTCTGGGAGGTAGGCGGAATTTCCGGCGCACGGTTCAACCTGATGCTACCGATCCTGCCGTTGTTCGCGCTCGGATTCATCATCGCATTCGCCATCGCGCCTTCGCTCAACGCCTTGGCCTTGGGCGACGAGATGGCGGTAGGGCTGGGCACCAGGCTCACCTTGGTACGCGTGATCGCGTGGACGGGTGCCGTACTGCTCTGTTCGAGCGCCACGGCGCTGGCCGGGCCGATCGGCTTTGTCGGTTTGGTCATTCCCCATGCCGCGCGTCTTCTCGTGGGATCGGATTATCGCCGCATCATGCCGTTATGCGCCTTTATGGGGCCGTTGCTGCTGCTTGCGGCCGATGTGATCGGCAGGGTCGTCACCAGGCCGGCCGACGTTGAGGTCGGCATCGTCACCGCCATCATCGGCGCCCCGATTTTCCTAGTGCTTATCCGTCGACGCAAGGTGAGTGAGGTGTGA